GTATCCTAAATTATTCAGAGGAAAACTGCTTAACCCGCATAGCTATATTACCCGATTTAAGCATTCCTAATTGGGTTAAACAATCAGCCCTTGTCGATTTTGTATTAATTGAATGAAGGCGAGCCTAAATCTCGCCTAGTAAAGTTAAAATTAACGAACCGCTTTTAATGCATCACACACCGCTTGTGAAAAACGCTTAATCATTTCTTCACATTCTGCTTGGGTAATAATTAAAGGACATAAAATACGCACAACATTACCACCCCGTCCGCCTCGTTCTAAAAGCAATTTATGCTGAAAACAGGCTTTTTGAATTTCAGCAGCTAATGCTCCGTCCGCAGGATAAGCACCAAGACGGTCTTGTGGCTGACGTTCATCAACAATTTCAATACCAATCATCAAACCTCTTCCCCGCACATTTCCAATACAGCGGTAGGTTTGTGCCAACTTTTGCAATTCAGCGATTAAAAACTCGCCTCGTTCCTGTGCATTTTGGGCTAAATTCTGCTCTTTCATAATTTTTAATGAAGCATAGCCTGTCGCCATTGCCATTTGATTGCCACGAAATGTTCCCGTATGCCCCGCTGGCTGCCATACATCAATCTCTTTTTTAATCGCCAATACCGCTAAAGGTAAACTGCCTCCAATGGCTTTTGACATCACCACAATATCAGGATCAATACCTGCGTGTTCGTAAGCAAACATTTTCCCTGAACGACAAAAACCTGCTTGTACTTCATCTAAAATCAGCACAATGCCGTGTTTTTTTGTTACTTCTCGAATTTTCTGTAGCCATTTAGCAGGTGCAATTACCACTCCACCTTCACCTTGAATAGCTTCAAGAATCACTGCAGCTGGTTTAACAACACCACTTTCAACATCTTCAATGAAATTCTCAAAATAATAGGTTAATGCGTCCACGCCCGCCTCGCCACCAATGCCTAACGGACAACGATATTCGTGTGGATATGGCATAAACTGTACGCCTGCCATTAAATTCTGAACAGCATTTTTCGCATTGAGGTTTCCTGTCATTGATAATGATCCGTGAGTCATACCGTGGTAGCCTCCCGAAAAAGAGATTACATTTCCTCTGCCTGTATAAGTTTTAGCTAATTTAATCGCAGCTTCTGTTCCATCAGCACCTGATGGGCCACAAAATTGCAAACAGTATTCATTTTTAGGAAAAAATGAGAGTAGCTCTTCACTAAATGCATCTTTTAGTGGTGTGGTTAAATCAAGGGTGTGTAATGGCAATCCACTAGCTAAAACACCTTGAATTGCTTGAATAACCGCAGGGTGGTTATGTCCTAGTGCTAAAGTGCCTGCGCCCGCTAAACAATCGAGATACTCATTACCTTCAACATCAGTAACCCAACAGCCTTGAGCTTTTGCAATCGCAAGCGGTAATTTGCGTGGATAACTACGCACATTCGATTCCATTTCAGTTTGGCGGGTAAGATAATAATCATTGCTGGTTTGGACAGGCATTACTGGGATTTTTGTCATTTTAAGAAAAGACCTTCTATAAGAGGTTAAAAAAATAAGTCGGGTGCCTTACGGAAAGCCTAAGCTTTCTATTTCTAAAGAATAGATGCCTTGGGGCATTTGACTCGCTACTTATTAAAAAAAGCGTTTCAGCTTTTTTGTTTTTGCCCTAAATCCCCTGAAAAGAGGTAGGTTGGAAACAGATCTTAAATATCAAACAATATTTAAGAGAGAGCAATGGTACTTTTTTTCAGTAAAAATAAAAGTATTTTTAGAACAAATAACCTGATTTTATCCATAATTTACAAACAAAAAACCCAGCAAAAGCTGGGTTTTATTTATTCCGAAACAAATTATTTAATTTTTGCTTCTTTATAAAGAACGTGTTTACGCACAACGGGATCAAATTTTTTGATTTCCATTTTTTCTGGCATATTACGTTTATTTTTAGTCGTTGTGTAGAAATGACCAGTTTCAGCAGTTGAAACTAATTTAATTTTCTCACGAGTACCTTTAGCTGCCATCGTTTAGCTCCTTAGATTTTCTCGCCACGAGCACGAATGTCAGCTAATACTGCATCAATGCCTTTCTTATCAATGATACGCATACCTTTAGCTGTTAAGCGTAAAGTTACGAAACGTTTTTCACTCTCAACCCAAAAACGGTGAGTATGAAGATTTGGTAGAAAACGACGTTTAGTCGCATTCATCGCGTGCGAACGGTTGTTACCAACGGTTGGACGCTTGCCTGTTACTTGACAGACTCTAGACATTTGAAATTCTCCAATGATTACTTAAGCTTAAGCTAAATGGTTCGGGTTATCAGCACTAAATTCTACCGACTACCTCGTCAGGTATATCAACCCGACCCACAGACTATTTTAAAGATTGAGAATTATACTGAATTTACCCTGGGCATTCAAGGGGAAATTTGTTCAATTTCACGGTGAAGTTTATCTTCTTCGAATGAAAAATACTCACCTTTTCCTATAATAATATGATCAACTAACCGAATATCCACTAATTCACATGCCATTTCAATCCGCCTCGTCATATAACGATCAGCTTCACTCGGCTTACAAGTTCCCGATGGATGATTATGCGCTACTAAAATAGCAGCAGCATTACATTTCAATGCCGCTTTAATAATTTCTCGAGGGTGAACAGAGGTCTGATTAACTGTACCAAAAAATAACTTTTCCTGACGAAGTAGCCGATGTTGATTATCTAAAAATAGCACCATAAACACCTCACGTTCATCATCTTCCAGCATCGTTTGGAAATACATCACTGCTAAATCAGGTTCATTTATCGTACTATTCATTCGCATTTGCTGAGCTAAATGCCGCTTTGTCATCTCTTTTGTTGCTTGCAACTGGATATATTGTGTTTTACCAAGCCCTTTTACTTGACAAAAATCATCAATATTTGCCATTAACAGCCCTCGCAATGAACCAAAATGTTCCAACACTTGTTCAGCCAAAGTCAAAACAGGCGTACCTTTAATCCCTGTTCGTAAGAAAATTGCAAGTAGCTCTTGATCGCTTAACGACTCAGCTCCCTGAGCCAATAATTTTTCACGAGGCATTTGCTCACAATCATTCGTAGATTGTTGTTTACACATAATTTATCCAATTAACTCATTATTTTAAGTCGAAAGGATAGGAAAAATACGACTGACAAACAAAAGACATTTCATTATTTTACGACAATAATCGCAAAAATAACCGATTGAGAGTGAGCACCTATTTGCGTAGAATAGGGCATCATTTTTCAAATCTAAATTCATATAGGTAGTGAAAGCAATGTTAAGCCATAAAAAAATTGTTATCGGCATTACGGGTGGAATTGCCGCTTATAAAACCATCGAACTAATCCGTCAACTTAAAACTGCGGAAGCTGAGGTTCGTGTTGTGCTAACCCCTGCAGCAGAAGCCTTTGTTACACCTCTTACTCTACAAGCCATTTCAGGCAATGCCGTTGCAACTTCATTACTCGATCCCCAAGCAGAACTCGCAATGGGACACATTGAATTAGCTAAATGGGCTGATTTAATTGTTATTGCCCCTGCCAGTGCCGATTTTATTGCTCGACTACGAGTAGGAATGGGAAATGATCTACTCTCCACCCTTTGTTTAGCAACAACTGCACCAATCTTACTCGCACCAGCAATGAACCAACAAATGTACAAACAACCTGTAGTACAAAAAAATCTGAAAAAATTGCGTAAACAAGGAGTACTAACTGTTGGTCCTAATGATGGCTTTCAAGCTTGTGGCGATATTGGTTCAGGCAGAATGTCCGAACCGAGTGAAATTTTTCACGCTATTCGAGAATATTTTACCCAAACGACCGATCTCAATGACTTAACTGTTACAATTACTGCAGGCCCAACTAGAGAGGCCCTCGACCCTGTGCGCTATATCAGCAACCATAGTTCAGGAAAAATGGGCTTTGCGATTGCCGAGGCCTTTGCCAAACGGGGGGCAAAGGTTACCCTTATTGCAGGTCCAGTAAATTTAGCAACGCCTAAAAATGTAACTCGTGTTGATGTTATTTCAGCGTTAGAAATGGAACAGCAAGCGGTAAGTTTTGCTCAAAAATCTGCCATTTTTATCGGCTGTGCAGCCGTTGCAGATTATCGTGCAGAAATTATCGCCGATCAGAAAATAAAGAAAACCGATAATCAGGAAGAATTAACGCTAAAATTGGTTAAAAATCCCGATATTATCGCTAATATCTCTAATCTTACGCAAAATAGACCTTTTACTGTTGGCTTTGCTGCAGAAACAGAAAACGTTACTGAATATGCCAAAGCAAAACTTCAACGTAAGAAATTAGATCTTATTTGTGCCAATGATGTATCAAACGGAAAAGTGTTTGGTTCAGAGCAAAACAGCTTGCATCTATTTTGGCAACACAGTGAGAAAATCTTGCCGCTTGCAACTAAATCAGAATTAGCCACTACCCTAGTTGAAGAAATTATTAAACAGTATAAACAAGATTAATTTATGTAGCTGATTACGACTAAAACGCATCAGAGAGAAGGCATTTTTCCCAATATACAGAATGCTGTCATATTCGCTTACTGACTAATATGAACATTACGCAAATTGGTATAAATGCGAATCTGAAAGATACTAATTTTATGCACCTATTCATTTTGTTGAGAATCATCAGCTCATCATTAGTTATAATCCAACGGAGTTCGTTGTAACCGAAAATGAAATCGTAGCTCTCTTTGAGCTCTACTACAAATGGGAGTTAGTAAAAACTCAAGAAAATTGGCTAGCTATCCTGTGAAATTCTAAAAACTACTTAAAACGTTCTCTAATCAAATTAGGAAAATAAATATGAAACAAATTGATTTAAAAATTTTAGATAGCCGTATTGGTTCAGAATTTCCCCTGCCGACCTATGCGACCGAAGGGTCTGCTGGGTTAGATTTAAGAGCGCTACTCGAACACCCCCTCACCGTTGAGGCAGGACAAACTGTGTTAATTCCAACAGGGATTTCAGTTTATATTGCCGATCCAAACTTAGCCGCTGTTATTTTACCTCGTTCTGGATTAGGGCATAAAAATGGGATTGTGCTTGGTAATTTAGTCGGACTGATTGATTCTGATTATCAAGGTCCGTTAATGGTTTCTCTATGGAATAGAAGCAACACACCGTTTACCATTGAAATTGGTGATAGAATTGCACAGTTAGTCTTTGTTCCTGTGGTGCAAGCCAACTTTAATATTGTTCAAGAATTTTCTACCACTGAACGAGGTGAAGGCGGTTTCGGTCATTCAGGTAAACAATAATTATACGAATACAAGCGATCATTTTTGGTGATATTTTGCAAGGAGAAAATGTGATAGCCCCGACTATAAAAATGCCTAAAAAATCAGTAAAAGAACGCCGTCAGCAAGTCCTTGAAGTCCTGATCGGGTTGCTCAACTCAGAAGATGGAATGCAACGCATTACCACCGAACGATTAGCGGCTGCCATAGGCGTTTCAGAAGGAGCGTTATACCGCTATTTTCCAAGTAAAACTAAAATGTTTGAAGCTTTAATTGAACAAATAGAGCTAACACTTACTAGCTATATCAATGCCAGTAAACGTAAAGAAAATACGGAAGATGCCGTGAAAGCTATTCTGCAAGCTATCTTGGAATTTGCGCAAAAGAACCCTGGCGTCACCCGCATTTTAACAGGGCACGCTTTAATGTTTGAAGATACCCTGCTCACCCACCGTATTGCAAAATTTTTCGATCGCTTAGAACTACAATTTATCAATTTATTCCAAATGCGAAAATTACGAGAAGGTAAAACATTCCCTGATGAACGGGCAGTAGCAGGCTATTTAGTCAATTTCTGCGAAGGACAGTGTTTACGCTTAGTCCGTTCAAATTTTAGTTTTAATCAACACCATCATTTTGAAAAACAGTGGGCTTTAATTAAGCCTCTTTTCTATTAGGAAATTAGAAAAATATGATTATCCCTTGGCAAGCCCTTGAGCAAGATACTCTTTACAATGTACTGGATTCCTTTATTTTACGAGAAGGCACAGACTATGGCGAACGAGAACTTTCCCTTGAGGAAAAACGCACAAGATTACTGGCACAATTACAGGCAGATAAAGTCGTTATTGTTTGGTCAGAACTTCATCAAAGCCTTGATATTAAAGATAAAAAATCTTTTTTAGGGGAATAGACGGAACTATGTTAAAATTCCGTAAATAAAATGAATACTTTTAATGGATTTCAACACTGTTATGCAAGATGTTTCAATTTCTACTGCTCAACTTGAAAATGTCAGTCCACTTCCTTCGGTTCACGATCCCATTGTTGAATGGTTTCTAAGCCATTGTCATATTCATCGTTACCCAGCAAAATATACGCTCATTAATGCAGGGGAAGAATCCCTTTCATTATTTTATATTGTTAGCGGTTCAGTTTCTGTCTTTATCAAAGATGATGAAGGAAAAGAGATGCTACTTACTAACCTTGGACAAGGTGAGTTTGTCGGTGAAATTGGGTTATTCGAAGATAAAATACAACCTCGAACTGCGTGGGTCCGCACTAAAGGCAACTGTGAAATTGCCGAAATTTCTTATAAAAAATTCAAACAATTAGTTCACCTTAATCCAGATATTTTAATGTATCTTTCCACTCAAATGGCGCGTCGTTTACGAATGACCTCTCGTCAAGTAAGTAACCTTGCTTTTCTAGATGTTACAGGACGAATTGCACAAACTCTGATGAATTTAGCGAAATTACCCGATGCAATGACACATCCAGAAGGAATGCAAATCAAAATTACCCGCCAAGAAATTGGGCAAATGGTTGGCTGTTCTCGTGAAACTGTGGGCAGAATTTTAAAGATGCTGGAAGACGAAGGGTTAATTACCGCTCACGGTAAAACTATTGTTGTTTACGGTACACGATAATAAAAACAAAAGGCGATTAAATCGCCTTTTTTATTGCCTGAAAAACCTGATCTGGCAGAATTTTATCCATTCCATCTGCCTGTAAATAGATCTGATGTTTGCCATAAGCTCCGATCAATTTTGGATCAGTTGCACCATATAAAACCACATTAACTTTATCTAATGCTGCGGTTAAATGGCTTAATCCTGTGTCCACCGAAATAACTCCTTTTGCACCTACAATTTCACTCGCCAGCTCTGTTAATGTAAGTTTCGGTAGCACTCGAATATTTGCACACTGTTGTGCTAACCGTGTTGCTCGCTTAAACTCTTCTAAATTTCCCCAAGGCAAGCGAATTTCTATGTTAAACAAAGCAAGTCGATGAAACAACTCCAGCCAATAATGCTCTTTCCAATGTTTATCTGCTCGGGTTGTAGCGTGAATAGCAATCAAATAAGGGGAACAAGCGGTTAGATCTAATCTATTTTTTGCAAGCCCGTAGTCGCCTATCGTAGTTGGGAGGGGATAGCCTAATGTCATCGAAAACAGTTTACGAATGCGTTCAACAGCGTGCTGTTGATAAGGAATATTAAAGGCTCTATCGTAAAAATAAGTGCTAAATCGTTCTCGTGCACTCTTTTTATCATAACCATATTTAACCCCTTGGGCTAAATGAGTTGCCAACATTGCACTTTTAAGTAAGCCTTGAGCATCAATAACCGCATCATATTTTTCTACTTGCAGTTGCTGTTTGTAGGCTTTCCACGCTTGCCAAGTTTCCCGATGAAATAGCCGCTTACGCCACTCCCGCCAAGCAAAGGGAATAACTTGGTTTACTGCTGAATGCCAACGGGGAATTTCTGCAAAAGCAGGCTCAACTACCCAATCGACCTGCAAATTACTGATTGCATTTTGAGCATCTGTCAAAGCTGGTAATGTATGAATAACATCACCCATCGAAGAGGTTTTAATAACACAAATTTTCATTATAAATGGCTATTTTCTTGATTTTTCAATAACATTTGGAGCTTTTCAAATACCATTGCAGGTGGAATATCAATTAAACTTTGATGATAACCATCTCCCCCTTCTCCTTTGCGAATTTTAATGAGATCTCCCTCAATAAGACGAATAATCACCGCATTATCAGATAACGGTGGCGTATATTGTGGGCTTGTTGGACCATAAAGAGCAACAAGCGGTCGGTTTAACGCAGCTGCGATGTGCATCAGCCCTGAATCATTGCTCACTACAGCAATACAATCAGCCAATAAATCGACCGCTTGATTGAGATCCGTTTGCCCCGCTAGGTTTACACAGTAACGTTGAATATCTTTGGGTAAAGCAAAGCAAATTTTTTCCGCCACTAACTCATCTTTTTTTGAACCAAATAACCGAATACTATATCCCTGTTCAATTAACATTTCTGCTAATTTCGCATAATGATAATCAGGATAACGTTTGGCTGGTCCAAATTCTGCTCCTGGGCAAAAAGCGATAGCTGGACGATTTTCCGCATAATCAAACTGCTTTACAAAATGTATTTTAGTTTGGGTGATCTGCTCCGCATTAACTTGCAAATAGGGATAAATTTTTGGTAATTGAGGCTCAATCGGCACTTTCCCTTGCTCATAAGCTAATGCAATATAACGCTGTACCATCATTGGGTAATCCCGTTTATTGCTACGCAGATCATTAAGCAAACCATAACGCATTTCCCCTTTCCAACCTCGGCGTTGCTTAATTTTAGCAAATAAAGGAATAAAAGCAGATTTCAGCGAATTGGGGAGAATAATCGCCAGATCATATTGATTACGCAAATTTTTACCTAAATCATACCGCTTGCATAGAGCAAAAGAACCGTGTCCAATCGGCATTGAAATTGCTTTACGTACTTCAGGCATTCTATCTAACAACGGACGACACCAATCAGGTGCCATTACATCAATTTGGCAATCGGGATAGTTCACCTTAAGCTGTTGATATAAGGCTTGCGACATCATCATATCACCCACCCAAGACGGAGCAATCACTAAAATATTCATTTCACTTTCCTATTTTCTTATACAGCCAACTGCTAGCGGTTGATTGCTACTATCGCTCAGAATTGCTTGGCCATTAAAACGTTCCAACCAGATCCAACGGATATTGCTATATTTTTTCCCTTTACTTGATACTTTTGGCGACAATTGATAAGACATTTGTTCAAAGCTCACTGTAATCGGGCTATTTTTTTTCTTAGATAAGGGCTGAACACGTACTATTTTTTGTTGCTGACAAACATACTCTCGCACCACTGGTAGCTTTACTCGATCTTGCTTTTCTACTCTGGCCGATTTCACGCTTTGCTTAGGCTCTAGTTCCCCCTCTTTCCCGATACTTTTTTGGACTTGCTCAATCGGAGAAATTGTGGTCATTGTACAAGCTGTTAGCGATAGAACTAACATACACATTCCTACTCTCGGTAATAATTTCATCACTGTCCCTATCAATACTTCAATGCAATACCTAATTTTATTAACAAAAAAAGAGCAACTCTTCGTTGCTCTTTATCACTAATTTTATCTATAAATATAACTACCGCTCTCTTGGCGAATAAACTTACCACCCGAGCCAATACTCATTTCAACAACACGGTTATTTTTATCTAAACGTACGGTCACTCGTTCACCGACTTTTAAATTACTCACAATGCCATTTACTTTGCTCATTGCATTTACATCTGAGATATTCAAGTTATTATCACGGAAAACTTGCATTAATGAAACTCCTTTCGGCACCGTTAATGTCTTACTCGCAACAACTGCTGCAACTTTAGTTGGAGCAGGTATAGCTTTTACAGCAGGGGTTGGAGCTACCGCTTTTACTACCTCTACTGGTTTTCGTACTTCAACAGCTTTAGGCTGTACTGCGTGTACCGTTGGTTTCGGTTGAACATTTTTCGGCTGAACAGCTTGAACAACTTTAGTCGGTTTAGTCACAACTTCTGGCTGATAAATGACACTACCTGCTGTTTCTGGCTTACGCACTACCGTAACCACAGGCTTATGTTCCACAGGTTTAGCTGTCGGTTGTTCAACTGTTGCAGTTTGAGATGTTTGCACTGCTTGTGTTTGAGTATCTGCAACATTTTCCACCGCAGAACTATTTTGTACCGACTGTACAGACTGTTCATTAACATTGGGCTGTACAGCAATTTCAGTAGATTGTTGAGCTTGTTCTTGCAGTGCTTTCGCTTGAGCTTCTGCTCGTTTTGCTTCCTCTTCATCAACAGGGCGGAACTCAATCGGTAAGCTAGATCCTTGCTCTTGCAATGTTTCTACGCTTTCTGGTGTTTTTGGTTTTAATAACACAATCGCAATGCCAACCAACAACAATAAGAGCAGTACAATAATTAAACGACGATATTTTGATGGCACTTTATCAATATTGGTTTTACTCACTTTTGCAGCTGTTGCTGGAATAACTCGCTCAACTGTATTACTATCAACGGCAGGCTCATTTGGAGCTACCGTTTCTTTTTTTTCTTCCGTTTTTAATGGCTCAGTAACCTGATGCTCTTCTGTTACGGGGGCAAAGGTAAAACCACCATTTGTTTTAGCTTTTGTCTCTGGTGAAACGGGTGAAATTGATTCATTTACTGGCATTTTTTCATTAGACATTGTTTGCTCTGCTTTTTCTTCTAAAGTTGATAATACTTGGGCACTGTCAGCTGGACGCTTCATTACAGGGGTAAAGGTGTAATTTGGTGCATTTTTAGTATGCAATGAAAATGCAACTTTTGGCTTTTCTGGCTTTACATTTTCTTCTTCAGCAATTTGATTTGCTTTCTTTTCGGCTTCATTTACCTCATCAGTAGTTGAAACATTAGGCTGGCCAAAAACTGGCTCTTTACGTTGGTTATATGGGTTCATTACACTATTCCAAAAGGGAAATTACAAAAAATCTAATTGTTTATTCTAATGGATTTATTAAATTTCAGCACGATTTTTCTTATTATAATGGTTAATTTTATAGCTGCTAATTATCGCTCGTATTATGACAAAAACAACGCTCAATCATTCCCGACATTGACTAGTTTTTATGATTTTCTCGATCTCTATCGCAAAAATTATTAGCCATTCTTGTAACTCAAAGAGCTAATCTCTATCGTAACTATTGCTATACATTCTTATTTTATTATTCCAAAAAGGAGTTACTATGAAAAATCTTTCAAAAAACATCAGCCAAAATGTAACTAAAATAGGTCTCTCACTACTATTGGGTTTTATATCTACTTTTACCTTAGCAGATGAAAACCTTCAAACCTCACCAGCACAAGCGGTACAACCAGTTGTACAACAACAAACCGTAGTACAAGGGGTAGAACAACCAAAACAAATAGTAGAGCAACCCCAAATAGCACAACCACATCAAGCACATAATGTGGAAAAAACCGCACTACCCCAAAATAATACTGCACTTAACCCTAACTCACTCAATATCAACAACGCTAGTGCGGCGGAAATTCAAGATAAACTCATTGGCATTGGAGCAAAAAAAGCACAAGCCATTGTGGATTATCGAGAGAAAAACGGCAAATTTATCGCTCTTGAGCAACTTACAGAAGTATCCGGTATTGGCAAAGCAACCTTAGAAAAAAATCGAGATCGCATTATTTTAGAATAATCTAACCGCTTGTAACGCTATAACTAGTGCAATACAAGGCTTGGGTAAGCAACATTGTAAACTTGACAGCTTTTGCTATACTTTCGATCTTTAAATACCTATTATCGTAAAAAGGACAACAATGTCATTACAATCTTACCCTCGCCCAAGTTATTGGGAGCGAGTAAAAATTGCTTTTCAATACTTAATGCCACAATTTGGTTTAACTCATCTTGCAGGCTGGCTAGCTGAACGTCAATGGGGTGTAGTTACCCATTTGATCATCAAACTCTTTGCTAAAAAATACCAAGTAAATTTAGCCGAAGCAGAAAAAACAGAAGCGTCCGATTATGCTACATTTAACGAATTTTTTATCCGCCCATTAAAAGCAGATGCTCGTCCAATCAATACAGAGGCTAAAATACTCTGTTTACCCGCAGATGGGCGAGTAAGTGAGCTAGGTACGATTGCACAAGCTCAATTACTACAAGCTAAAGGACATTATTTCAGCCTGGAAACACTATTAGCCAACGATACTAAACTTGCAGAAAAATTTAAAAATGGTGATTTTATCACCACTTACCTTTCACCTCGTGATTATCATCGTGTACATATGCCATGCGATGGGACTTTACGCAAAATGATCTATGTACCTGGTGAGCTATTTTCAGTTAATCCATTTTTAGCTGAACACGTTCCAAACCTATTTGCCCGAAATGAACGGGTTATTTGTGAATTCAATACAGAATTTGGTCCAATGGTTCAAATCTTAGTCGGTGCAACTATCACTGCAAGTATTAGCACCGTATGGGCTGGAGTAATAAATCTGCCTCGTAGTAAAGAAGTAAAAATTTATGAATATCTCACCGAAGGGGAAACTGCTGTGCATCTGAAAAAAGGGCAAGAAATGGGAGCATTCCGTTTAGGTTCGACTGTTATAAATCTATTTCCAGCAAATACGATTACGTTTGATCCACAACTGACCCCTAACGAACCAACTCGAATGGGTGAATGTTTAGCCAAGATCAAATAATTGGATACGAGCTGTTTTGATAGCTCGTATTTTTCTTTATAATCAATGCAAAATTTTGCGACCAATTAACCGCTTACCTTTACTTATGAAAACTAAACTGATTTATTTACCCCTGATTAT
This portion of the Vespertiliibacter pulmonis genome encodes:
- a CDS encoding ComEA family DNA-binding protein, with amino-acid sequence MAQPHQAHNVEKTALPQNNTALNPNSLNINNASAAEIQDKLIGIGAKKAQAIVDYREKNGKFIALEQLTEVSGIGKATLEKNRDRIILE
- a CDS encoding MliC family protein — its product is MKLLPRVGMCMLVLSLTACTMTTISPIEQVQKSIGKEGELEPKQSVKSARVEKQDRVKLPVVREYVCQQQKIVRVQPLSKKKNSPITVSFEQMSYQLSPKVSSKGKKYSNIRWIWLERFNGQAILSDSSNQPLAVGCIRK
- the asd gene encoding archaetidylserine decarboxylase (Phosphatidylserine decarboxylase is synthesized as a single chain precursor. Generation of the pyruvoyl active site from a Ser is coupled to cleavage of a Gly-Ser bond between the larger (beta) and smaller (alpha chains). It is an integral membrane protein.), which produces MSLQSYPRPSYWERVKIAFQYLMPQFGLTHLAGWLAERQWGVVTHLIIKLFAKKYQVNLAEAEKTEASDYATFNEFFIRPLKADARPINTEAKILCLPADGRVSELGTIAQAQLLQAKGHYFSLETLLANDTKLAEKFKNGDFITTYLSPRDYHRVHMPCDGTLRKMIYVPGELFSVNPFLAEHVPNLFARNERVICEFNTEFGPMVQILVGATITASISTVWAGVINLPRSKEVKIYEYLTEGETAVHLKKGQEMGAFRLGSTVINLFPANTITFDPQLTPNEPTRMGECLAKIK
- a CDS encoding LysM-like peptidoglycan-binding domain-containing protein; translation: MNPYNQRKEPVFGQPNVSTTDEVNEAEKKANQIAEEENVKPEKPKVAFSLHTKNAPNYTFTPVMKRPADSAQVLSTLEEKAEQTMSNEKMPVNESISPVSPETKAKTNGGFTFAPVTEEHQVTEPLKTEEKKETVAPNEPAVDSNTVERVIPATAAKVSKTNIDKVPSKYRRLIIVLLLLLLVGIAIVLLKPKTPESVETLQEQGSSLPIEFRPVDEEEAKRAEAQAKALQEQAQQSTEIAVQPNVNEQSVQSVQNSSAVENVADTQTQAVQTSQTATVEQPTAKPVEHKPVVTVVRKPETAGSVIYQPEVVTKPTKVVQAVQPKNVQPKPTVHAVQPKAVEVRKPVEVVKAVAPTPAVKAIPAPTKVAAVVASKTLTVPKGVSLMQVFRDNNLNISDVNAMSKVNGIVSNLKVGERVTVRLDKNNRVVEMSIGSGGKFIRQESGSYIYR